In Candidatus Sulfotelmatobacter sp., a single genomic region encodes these proteins:
- a CDS encoding ATP-grasp domain-containing protein, with protein sequence MNVLFLSPGYPPEMPKFTRGLAQAGASVIGLGDQHEHAISEEARRHLAMYVRVGGFANEDAIVAQVVELSRRVRIERVACLWEPLMVLAARLRETLGLPGMTVAETVPFRDKEIMKQVLEAAGLRVPHHARARSVAEAEAAIERIGFPAILKPIAGAGSKDTHRVNDRAELNAALEWTRHVPEVSVEEFIEGEEFTFDTICGDGQMLFHNICAYRPRPLIARQLLWISPQTVALRNPDVPYLEGGRRLGEAVLRAMNFRTGFTHMEWHRKADGEAVFGEIAARPPGAFTVDIMNFANDADLFRGWAEVELRGRLHEPVTRRYNCASIFKRAQGEGRIQRIEGLGELMSEFAPHIVVVDLLPIGAQRRDPMQTLISDGMVIVRHADLDRCIEIADRVGTDLRMIAG encoded by the coding sequence ATGAACGTCCTCTTTCTTTCTCCCGGCTATCCCCCCGAGATGCCGAAATTCACGCGCGGGCTCGCCCAGGCGGGCGCGAGCGTGATCGGGCTCGGCGACCAGCACGAGCATGCGATCTCCGAGGAGGCGCGACGGCACCTGGCGATGTACGTGCGCGTCGGCGGCTTCGCCAATGAGGACGCGATCGTCGCCCAGGTGGTGGAGCTGTCGCGGCGCGTGCGCATCGAGCGCGTGGCGTGCCTCTGGGAGCCGCTCATGGTGCTGGCGGCGCGACTGCGCGAGACGCTCGGACTGCCCGGCATGACGGTGGCCGAAACCGTGCCGTTCCGCGACAAGGAGATCATGAAGCAGGTGCTCGAAGCGGCCGGCCTCCGCGTGCCGCATCACGCCCGCGCCAGGAGCGTCGCCGAGGCCGAAGCGGCGATCGAGCGCATCGGGTTTCCCGCGATCCTGAAACCGATCGCCGGCGCGGGCTCCAAGGACACGCATCGCGTGAACGACCGCGCCGAGCTGAACGCCGCGCTCGAGTGGACCCGTCACGTCCCCGAGGTGAGCGTCGAGGAATTCATCGAGGGCGAGGAGTTCACTTTCGACACCATTTGTGGAGACGGCCAGATGCTCTTCCACAACATCTGCGCCTATCGCCCGCGGCCCCTGATCGCCCGGCAGCTGCTGTGGATCAGCCCGCAAACCGTCGCCCTTCGCAATCCCGACGTGCCCTACCTCGAGGGCGGGCGACGGCTGGGCGAGGCCGTGCTCCGGGCCATGAACTTCCGCACCGGCTTCACGCACATGGAGTGGCACCGCAAGGCCGACGGCGAAGCGGTGTTCGGCGAGATCGCGGCGCGACCGCCCGGCGCCTTCACCGTGGACATCATGAATTTCGCCAACGATGCCGACCTGTTCCGGGGCTGGGCCGAGGTCGAGCTCCGCGGCCGGCTGCACGAACCGGTCACCCGGCGGTACAATTGCGCCTCGATCTTCAAACGTGCGCAGGGTGAAGGTCGCATCCAGCGCATCGAAGGTCTGGGAGAGCTGATGAGCGAGTTCGCTCCCCACATCGTGGTGGTGGATCTGCTGCCGATCGGCGCTCAGCGTCGCGATCCGATGCAGACGCTGATTTCCGACGGCATGGTGATCGTGCGCCACGCCGACCTCGATCGCTGCATCGAGATCGCCGATCGCGTCGGCACCGACCTCAGGATGATCGCCGGATGA